The nucleotide sequence AGAGTCATTATTACGCAATGAACCACACTGGCAGCTTCTTTATTAAATGGAGCCGGTAGAGCCATCACTCAAGCTTCAAGCTGTTGCTGAGCTGAAGGAGACTCCCGCGAAAACGCCTGATGAATGAAAgccagagagcgagcgagcgagcgagcgagcgagcgctgtACACGCAAAGACATTTGATCCGGCTCAACTCCAAAAGCAGCTCATTGCCGCATCCGAGGTGAAAATCACATGAAGTAACTTGACGCTTGTTCAAGGACATTTCCGACCAGAGACGGACACCGCTGACTCGTCACGTTCAAATTGAAATGAGGTTCGCTTAGGATGATACTTACCATAATAGGCGCCAGGAGCGTGCTCTCGCGTTTGCTGCTTCGGAGTTCCAGCGGTCCCCAAGAGCAACAACCTGCGGTATCTGGGAGGAAACTTAGCATTGCAACAGTGGAGTAGTGCAGAAAGAAATGACTGCTTAGCCAGACACTTACTTCATTTGATATACTCGTGGTAATGGGAGTGAATAAAAGGTGAATTGGCTCCATTCGTTTGTGTTTAACAGTTAAAAAGGCAGAAGGTGACAAAAAAGAGCTCAATCCATTTTATTTCACTAAATTGTGTACAGAAAATGAATCAATTCTCCAGATCTCAACAGCAGCACTACGGCTCTCTGATTCCTTTTTTGCTGCGTGCCCTCTTCTCTCCGTTGTCTCGTCTAGTTGTGGCCTTGGAGAGCCTCGGCCATGAACAGCTTCCCAAGGTTCTGAGAGGTGAATTCCTTCACGTTCTGGCAGTAGTTGTTAATTTGCCCTGTTGGAGACAAGCCCAAAATAGCCAAGCAGCCCacacaaataaaagcaaaaaagggAGGCAAACAGCCAATCATTTGTGCGCACCCAAACGGGCCGAAGCGAGAGGAATGGCAAGAATCCTACTTTTTCATTTGCTACCACCCACGTCTACGTAGCCATAGCATACAACATTCCGCAGGCCCTGCAAAATGCTGGAAATGGCCTGGGATTTGAGGCCATTGCAATTCATCACTTTGTTTGGTCCCtcgcctaggacccgtttgccacttAGGATCATTGGGACGCGGCGCACAAAGGCCGACAACACGGTAGGTCCATTTTCTATTTCAATATAGCGTGCGTCATGAGTTGACTTTTGACGCTAGAGTCAACATTGTAAAGCACGCTCGCATTCATGAAGCAAGCAAGCAACATTCAGATAACCACGGCATTCAATCTCTAGATTCAATTTGAAGACTGAGAGAAGCCGGAGCCCAAATGACAATGCCATTTTCCTTATTTGTCCAGCCCTATTCGCAAGGTAGGCGAAAAATCACTGAGCGCAAAAAGAAGCGTCTGAGCACAAGGAAATATTCCATTCTTGAGCGTTGATACCCACAAAACGGCACGTCCGTTATTCTCAAGTGTACGTATATGCGGAGGTATTGTGCTGTACCTGCAATAAGTAGCGTGTCCATGCGAGGTGGCGCCTGGGGGGGCTTGAACATTTTGCTAATGTCCTCCTCCGGCAAGGCtgcttctcctctgctctctcgctgggTGTTTTCCTGCTGTCGCCTCTGGAGGTACTAGACATAAAGACGGACAGAGGCGCTATtaaaggacggacggacggacggcacaCAAGTAAACGTTACGTGACAGTGATGGAAGTGACAAGACGTtgtggagagggagagagagagagagagagaaagaccaaaaacaaaacGGCTAGACTTTGCATATTGCATTAGCTGCCAAGTTTCCGCGTCTCATTTGCTGAGTGACGACAGACTGATAACATCTGCTGGACATGGGGTGGCCAGTgacgtgtctttgtgtgtgtgaggttgTGGGCCTGTGTTGATGAGAATTTTGGTGGGGGAGGATGATGACTGGATGGAGTGTGGGTGATTGGCCCAGGGACATTTGGCTAGATGCGCGttgttgcttttttatttttatttttttgctttgcagGGCTCGTGTGAACAGAGACGGGCTCCGAGGTCTGTGACTATTGCAAATGTCGTCAATGCGTTAAAGCTTCAGACGGAGGACCGCGGCCGACGACGATGCTGCTATTGTTCTGACAAATGCTATTTTTGAACTATTTTCATTCTTATAATACGTTTAGCATCATTATTATAATACATGTGCATTCCATTTTGTGTGCGTGGGCAGGCGCTATTGCTTTCATTTGATTGAAAATGTGCTATCCTTCtggctgtgtgcgtgcgtgcgtgcatttgTTTCTGAACACACCAAATGCTTTTCTGCTGGAGCTTTCTGATTGACAGCTAATGAAGTCAGAGTATGAAATTCATCTCTGTAACAGGCTATAAAAGATGACTAAATCAAGAGAAAAAGGAGCTTTTACTGCAATTCTTGTCATTGCTTTGTGTCCATTTGCTTGAGCGCCCCAAAAGTGTATTTGTCCAGAAACAGCAGTAGAACCTCcatttaaaatggaaaaaaaacctcCCACTACTTTTGCATCTCCCAAGCTTGCGATTGGGTACACAGCTGGCTGAGGCGCTATTTTGTTAGCTAGctggcttccttccttccttccttccttccttccttccttccttccttccttccttccttccttccttccttccttccttccttccttccttccttccttccttccttccttccttccttcgggTGGGTGTGGAGAATTACCTggtgcttctgctgctgctgtttgctCAGATTGCGGCTGTAGGTGTTATACTTGACTATGTCTTGGTTCATGTCATCCACCCTGTCCATCAAGAGCTGAAGGCTTTTCTCCAAATGGTTGCTGCAACAAAGGTTCATCACATGTATGACTTGACGCATTCATTAAAGGCATCTTCCCGAAACCAGAAGCTACCCACCCTCCTTCCCAGTTGCTGTTTTTAGGAACAGTAGTGACCTTTCCAACCTCTAATACTATTTGGGAATTCAAATACTCTTATGGTAAACGCGTGTGGGTCACAAACTGCATTTGTACCGGTTCCGTCTGCCAGCGCTCCGAATAACGGCATCGAAGGTCAGAGGACTCAGCAAAACAACAAAGCCCAACTCCCCCGGGTACTGTAAAGCAGAGCGCAGAGCGAGACGAGCGCTATTAGCCGCTTCGTCGTCAACACTGACATCTCAGAGAGGACGCGCTGACATTTGATATATTGTTGCCATTATCAAAATATTGATCAGGCCTTCTTGTAATTCAAAAGATAATAGACAGACAAAAAGTGTTGCAATCGGGTCAAAGGAGGAATGCCTGcattcaagttgcaagctggatTGCCGATGATAGCCCACGGCTTTGTCAATCTTTTAAATACGTAGAGGATGATACTGTATCATCATTACTATGACGAATGGCAGTTGCTAAAGCCCTGGTTACGgtataataatgataatcatAAAAGCTTTTCTCAAGTTGCACAACGAATGAGAGAAATGTTCGAAACGTTTCATTCTTACTCTGACCAAGCCGTTGAAATCAAATGAATGATCTACCGTGCACCACTCGAGTGCCCGCTGAGCAATAATTGTTCATGCTCCATGCCGCTAACGCAGTAAGAAGGccaacttcaaaataaagctGAGCTTCCCAAATCAAATTCCAAGTTCATGATTATACGTTGATCACTTTGAACATGAAATATATACTAAAACGTGAAAGTGTCTTTTGATTTACAGAAGACAACGTCCCAACTTGATTGGAATTGCGTTGGGATGCCATTTGATGCTAATAACTCCCAATGTGCTACATTGACACTTTTAGTCATCATTGTGCTAGCagtggcggcggcagcagcagctcaCAGCCGTTTCATGGCTCGCAGCAGCTTATTTCCATAAACGATGGCCGACTAACACCTCGGAGCATGGAAATACAAGGCTGAACAACGGCATTTATCCTGACCGACCTGCTGGATAGGTTGAGGAGTTCGTGTTTGTCAGCGACTGTGGACTTGTCCTCCAGCTCCCACATCAGCACGTTGATCAGGTGAGAGTTTTTGATGACAATGGGCACCTCCTCGAACATGTGATCAAAGCCAATGTTAGCCTTCTTCAATCTAAAGGGGGGGACAAGACACAGACAGAAAATGTAGCAATCATTGATTTTTTACGTTCAGGTCAAATATGCCGATGTGCTTCGGTAGCGTTTGCTTTCATGCTTTATCACGACGCAAAAGAAGACCGGCTCAATGTAGCTTTTGTTGCCAGCTCGGATAAGCCAAACTCTGCCCTAAGGCGCGTCCTAACTATTTTGGGGGCTGCCATTTCTCTCTCGGACTTACAAATGTGGACGGAAACAAATGGCAGCCCTCTGTTTATCCAACGAAAAAAATACAGTCCGGTCACGAGCCTATCCCGCTTGACATCGGACACCCTAAAGTGGTCGCAGGGCACATATGTATTTCTTGGCGAGCATTCCAGCTCAATTAGACCGCACATTTGCAAGTGAAAGAAAAGTAACCGTCTTTTTTTGGTTTCCCCTGAAAATCTCTTATTTTGCGTCATTTTGCTACATTTCCATAGCATTTGCAAATGGCCATTTGCGGTGCTCGGATTTGCCTTCGCCACAGTAAGTGACGTCCGAGCCATTTAAAGACAGAATGtgcatttttaaaagtgaatatCCGGTGGATTTTTTTACGTAAATTGCTCTCGCGGCGGGCTCTGCGACTTCCAACTCCCTCCCGGTAGCAAACGACTCGAAAGGAACGCCATTCAAGTAACACGGACTGAAGCCACTCTTGGCTCATCTAGTATGACCTCATGATTGTTTTGGTTGAGCGTGATTGAAATGACAAAAAGCACAGCAAAGTTGGACAATTCAAGCCGAACCTCAGACAAAGTTGGAAGTGAACAATGGTGCATTTAGTTTCAAGTGGGGAGGACAGGAAACTCACCCTAACCTTTCACGCATATTGGCACAATTATCCATTACTGCTGACCTTTTCAGACCTATTGCAATAGAGCAATATAAATAAAGAGGAGCGGCGCATTTCACTTGACAATTGCTCACAGATATTGGACTTTGTCAACGTCACAATATTTCCAAGACGAATTTGATGCTTCAGATTCCACGTTGCTCCAGTCCAACCAAGACTCATTTGATGCTTCAGGTCCGTGCCGTGCTCTGTGTACTTGGAGGGCGCATCCGAGGGATGGCTCCATTGTACTCAAACGCGGAACCGGTATTCTTCGAATAAAagagaccgaccgaccgaccgcccGACCGCCCGCCGCGTCCAAAGACATGCATCGCCCACCCATCCACCCGCCACCGGCATAATTAACTTGAGGCAGGGCAATTGCATCAATTCAAATCAATCATGAAATCAAGTCTTTCTTTTTTGCCAGTGGGGGCGAGCCTCTGAGCAACGGGCGCCACAGCGGACGTGAGCGAGTTCAGGCGCAGGAGGCGTGGATGGTGAGAAACAAAATGAGGATTGAAGAGACCTCGTGCAACGGAGCCGTGGGAAGCCCCACGACACCGGCGCAGCGCGTGACTAAACGGAGAGCCACCTGTGATCAactgatgcacacacacattgacattGAGACACAAACCCTTCAGGTGTGAAATCTTTCTCTTTGCAGATCTCCATGAGTTTGGGAGTGAGCCTGTAGGCCTTCAGggacagcgagccttgggccgtCTTTATAGGGTCTGAAAGGGGGAAAGCCAGAGACGTGAAACAACTCATCAGACGCTATACAATCAAGTGGACTGACCATAGATGAGCACGACCGACTCCTCGATGGCATGCTGGTAGCTGAACTGGGAGTCCAGCAAGGCTCGGCTGACAAAGGAGCCGTAGTAGGTGGACTGGTACCAGCCGACGTGCAGATGGTCGATGTTGACGTGACGCAGAGAACGCATCATCTCCATCTGGTACTGGACTGCGAGCAGAAACACAAGCGTGAGGATTTCTTTGCCACCAAACGAGCGAGGGCGGCCATTTGCCCACGAATCATTTCGAGCTCAGGCGGGCGTCTCGCTGTAAGGAAACGGGGGGAAGCCCACTTGGAAGCGTCCTTCCCGCCAGGAAGCACGCTATACGGCCACAGCTTCTCGCGCCGTACGTTGAAAAGGATTTGCGTTCTAAGCTACcaagttgtttttatttgacaaCACCGCCATCGTTTTCTTAGTGTTTGGCCACCGGGAGCAACGTCTCCATCTGGAGCTGTGAAGGAAGAGGGACAAAAAGAGACATTGGACAAAGTGAAACGGCTCCACGCGCTTATCAGGTGATTGATTGGTGGTCCCGCCGTTTAATGTCTGTTCTAGAAATGTCCACCGCTGACATTCCTTCCGCTCGTTCATTCTGGGTGCTGATAAATCGAGCTATCCCAGTGGAGAAGAGAAAAGACACATACAGACAGTCGCAGGTTTCGGCTGGAGGGGACAGATAGGGTGCCGTGCCAGACAATCCTTTCATCGGGAACAGCCGTAGCGGCAGACAGGCAGACATTATTGGGCAGCTgtggccccctccctccctccaccttcTTGTGACCAAAGCAGAGGTGGAAAGGGCCAACGCACTGCGCTGCTGGCTAACAAGAGAGCTCAAGGACACAAATAATGAGCATACCTAGCTAAATATTGCAATAAGGACATTCCTCTGCCAACATGTTCATCATTGCTTTTATTTAACTTCAGACATTTTGCTTTCTTTCCCAATACATTCTTCAAGACACTGGacaaacattcattcattcatgcatcCATTCATGCATCCATTCATGCATCCattcatgcatccatccatccatccatccatccatccatccatccatccatccatccatccatccatccatccatccatccatccatccatccatccatccatccatccatccatccaatccatccatccatccatccatccatccatccatccatccatccatccatccatccatccatccatccatcttcctccTCAATGAATCCAATTTGAATGATAATCACAACCATCTCAAAACGCTTTGTTATTCACAGACTAACTGGAAGCTTAAGTCTTGCTGCCCAGAGGGAAACAAAAACCCAAGCAATCAGCCAGCATGTACGTATGTGCATAATTGAGTTGGCTTGGTCGCTGTTGGAGCAATGAAGCCGACAGATAGTCCCTACTCTAATAGCGGATGACGCGAGAGGTGAAGCGCTGGAGCGCTTGCATGCTGCTGCAGGCCACAACATTTCAGAGATGAGAGCGGCCGTGTCTTCAAAAGTCAAGCTCCACCTAAGTGTGTGTCACAACACGTTCACGTCACCACCTTGTCACTACTGCATGGCCCACAAATGACGCACGTGCTTTAACAGTGAGAAAAACATAGGCTGGAGCTATTGTGCGCATGTCTGATGTTTGTAACAAGCCATCCCCATCAAAATGGCTCCAGAATTCAAtgaaggagaggagaggagaatcATGCAAGTTAGCCATGACTATTAAGCCACCTTTACTGTTGGCCACAaggcaatgcaatgcaatgcaacgtgagctgggtttagaccgtcgtgagacaggttagttttaccctactgatagatAATATGCAATGCAACGCAACGCAACGCAACGCAACGCAATGCGATGCAACGCAATGCGAGATTCTACTTCAAGTAAGCCAGAACAAGACACCAACAACCCCATAACAGCAGCAAAGTATCCATTTTGGAGGAAATGACATTAGTCGTGGCAAACGATGAGAAGGAAAAAACACATATGGCCTTCAGCAAAGCAGAACAAATATTGACAAGCGTCTCACAAACAGCTCTTTACTTTTGCTGTCAATCTTTTTCCATGTCTCCTCTTCTTGTGCCTGCCTGCCCTCTAACTTTCTCCTATTATTGGCTCCTTTTTCATTTTGTCTTGCACTTTCTCTTCTTGTGTTCTACACCCCCCGCGTGATGAGACAATGGAGCAGATGGCTAAAAGTGATGGAAATAAAGACTGCACCTGGGGGATCCCATCCACACGTGATTTATATCTGATTCCAAATGAGATCTCTACGCATCTGTGTGCTAAGAGCCAACCTTGCATTTGCACcgtgcagtcaaaaggtgacaGCGAGTGAAAATGTTCACAAGGTACCATCAGCGCACTCATCTAATTGGCCTCACTCGGGGAGAACAAGGAAAAATCAATTTCCCATTTGGGACAGGTAGAGTTATTTATTGAAGGGCAACCTCCAAGAAGGACCTCATCACAGCTTCTTGGAAAGCgcaggcaggcacgcacgcacagtgCGTTTCCAGCAAGGAGTTGAGGGGTCACGGCATTTTGAATTCTCTGACTTCAATTAACCTACGTCTGCTCCGAATGACAATGTGAAGGCTGACCTTGCAGAAGCTGCTCGGCTTGTCATTTGCATTTTGACAAAAATGCTTGTCCTGGTCCAATATGACATGAAGCGAAAGCGGACCACGGTGGCCGGACGATGACGTACTACGTAGCCCTCCTTTCCTTCCAGCAAAGGTGCTGTCTTGGTAGAGCGCAGCCTACTCCCACAAAGTCTTTTCCAAGGCCTTTTCCTCCAAAAAGCAGGGTGGCGCCTTGCCGTTTTGGGGTTGAAGGACTATTAGGCGCTCGCTCTCCTGCTCCTATTTGTCACAGCAATCTGCAGCATGTGCACCAGCCACTCTCAGGCACGCAGTGGTGATACGTATTTGTCGACTATAAATAGCCATCATTGCCATCTCGCAAATCACCACGGTGATTGAGGGAAAACATGCAGATTGACTCGGCGAGCTCTTCGACGTATTCCCTCGGTGTCGACGGCTGTCGGACATTATTTGCAAGGTGACACGAGAGGAAAGTGGAACGGCAGCTAGAAAGGTATCCAAAGCCACCCACAGAGCACATGGGGATGGAGACTTCTTGTTTCCATTGTGACAAAAAGTCTAGCGCAAATGTGCATTGGCAAATGACACCACggcgacgacgacgacaacTCAATGTTAAATAAATGCAGCGACAAACGGCGCCCACGGATATCATGACATCTGTCAACGCAAAGATGAAGGGCGTGCGCCGCCACCGCGTCCACTAATCTCACTTTTCAGTGATTCAAGGGGGCAAAAGGGTTTAATGAGCAGCAAATGGCTCGCTGACTAGGAGTGCGACGGCGCACGGCAAAATACGGCACCGTTTGGTCGGCTTCACTTACACGGATGCATTTGCAGGCAACCGTATACGTGGTTCAAAGCCCAAATCATATCGCCCGGTTGATTGAAGAGCGGCTGGATGGATCAATGAAAAGCGTTTACCTTCATCAAAGTCGGCATCATCCTCAGTATGCTGCGGGAAGGGGAAACAGTTGGTGATCTCCAGCCGATCATCAACCACCAGGCCCAGGAGGACGCCCTGAACCACCTCGCTGCTCTGGCCCTCTTCGTAGTGCTTGATGATCTTCAGCACCACCTGCAGCAGCCAAATAACAAACAGAGAGATAGAGCGGCTTTTTTGACGCACATCTTTAGGCCGCGCGATGCGACTCGTTTCGTTTCCtacttccaaactttcaaatcttGTTTGCTTGTCCTTTACTCAGAGCTTGTTAATACGACAGGTTCCAATGAAAAGGAGGTCTTCAAAATGGACCGCAATGGCGGGAGGGAGGTAGGGATGCGCAGCTTGCGACTTATGTGGCAGGCAACCAGACTGCTGACAGACTTCAAATTACAACAAACGCACTTGCACTGTTAACACGGCAAGCGTCTGAGGGTTAGGGGAGCCCTCCAGCTACACCtctgacaggcaggcaggcaggcagatccTATGATGCAAGCCGAGAGCGAGTGTTACGCCGCATCGCTGCACTCtggcatttttttggggggtggatcGCTACCTGAAACCGACACGTTTGCTGCTGACACTCCAATTGAGGTTACACGTTTTAATTTAACCGCACAAAGTTCTGGCTAATGAGAATGGAAAAGGAGTCAAGAAAATGTCATTAGCGCGCCATTGAATACACATTGAGGTAAAATATTGAGATATGAAATTAAGGTCCCAAGACTCCAGGGCAAGTTTAATTAGCAAGATAAAAGGAAGGCAGCAGCTGGCAAGTTCAGCTCCTGCGTTgaggcgcgcgcgcgcacgcgcgcacacacacacacacacacacacacacgctaaacTGCTTTGTGTCCATGGCAGTGTGTATGTGAGTCTGCACCCGTGGAGTGGAGCAGTGGCCGAAGGCACACAAGTACATGGAAGTGAAGCTACTTTGTCCTCTGCTGTATAAATAGGGCTACTACATAGTGggcttatccatccatccatccatccatccatccatccatccatccatccatccatccatcctatgCTTATGATCTAATGCGCTTTTATGACTCCCTTAAATGACAGCCTATTGTTTGTGTGTAGGGACTGCTTCTTTCACACTGGTTGTCATGAAACAAAGAAGAAATAGATATTGCCCTCTGTTGGAATAAAAAATTGATACACTAACGTCAAATCGATTTTATTTGATGACAACACACTAACACAACATGCATAATGGATTTGCCTTGGTAGAACAATCGCAACTTAGTTGCTCCTGTTCTGTTTGCGGGGTCGCTAATCCCATACATAGAAAACTAGGATGGGACGAGATGTCTGAGAATGAGgggagatttttgttttttttaattctaatacaacatttgatatattattgatatcttattttatatatatatatatatattttttttttacatgaattTAGTGAAAATGCACAAAACGAACTTGCGTCTCATCCGGGTTACCATTTGTAATGATTTTGGTgactattgggggggggggggggcgtggtgACGTGACGTGATGACATGAGATGAGATGACAATGTTGCCTGCTTTAATGTGTTTATGGCTCCATGTTAAACAAGATGGTACTCGAGTCCTAATTATGTCTTTTTTCGCGTTTTAAGCAACAGCTAAGCAGGTAGCTTTTTGCTAGTTGTGAAACGCACTCGTGGTTGACAAAAACAAGTCCGGTCTATCTGTTCACGTTAACAATGCGCGGTAACCATATTGTCATGAAATGATTGATCGATAGATCAAGACGTTTATTTTGGACGCTAGCAATCAAGAAGGCGCCACTCATTTCCATCTTAAGGCCACGATGATGCTTGCGCGCAAGCAACTGCTCCACATCTGGTAAAGGTGCTACCTTTTTCGAACAACATTTACCATCAAATAGTGAAACGAAAGCGTCCTGTGCCACATACCAAACCATCGATCTGGATCTGCTTCACAGGGGAGTCCAAAGTGCCACCAGTCGAGGCCATTACGACGGTAAACTAGTCCACAGCTCTTACTTGGAAACTCTCAACAAGCCGCTGCACGAGGAAAAGGGGGACACAATTTAGAAGGGACATTTCCGCTACGACGTGAGTTTCCGGTTCGTGCAGAAACACACGCCACACAGGTAAATTCCGAACAAACCGACACATA is from Syngnathus scovelli strain Florida chromosome 9, RoL_Ssco_1.2, whole genome shotgun sequence and encodes:
- the LOC125975196 gene encoding eukaryotic translation initiation factor 3 subunit H is translated as MASTGGTLDSPVKQIQIDGLVVLKIIKHYEEGQSSEVVQGVLLGLVVDDRLEITNCFPFPQHTEDDADFDEVQYQMEMMRSLRHVNIDHLHVGWYQSTYYGSFVSRALLDSQFSYQHAIEESVVLIYDPIKTAQGSLSLKAYRLTPKLMEICKEKDFTPEGLKKANIGFDHMFEEVPIVIKNSHLINVLMWELEDKSTVADKHELLNLSSSNHLEKSLQLLMDRVDDMNQDIVKYNTYSRNLSKQQQQKHQYLQRRQQENTQRESRGEAALPEEDISKMFKPPQAPPRMDTLLIAGQINNYCQNVKEFTSQNLGKLFMAEALQGHN